A DNA window from Planctomycetota bacterium contains the following coding sequences:
- a CDS encoding 6-carboxytetrahydropterin synthase: protein MTISRTFCAAHQLRLADGSLEPVHGHNWHVRVVVARHDGELDASDCVIDFHDLEARLDHVIGPWDNANLAEQAPFRDGVNASAERVAEAVATGLSLPEGVEVKTVHVTEAPGCEATWHADVSA, encoded by the coding sequence GTGACGATCAGCCGGACCTTCTGTGCCGCCCATCAGCTTCGTCTTGCCGACGGGTCACTCGAACCAGTCCACGGCCACAACTGGCATGTTCGAGTGGTAGTCGCGCGCCACGACGGCGAACTCGACGCCAGCGACTGCGTCATCGACTTCCATGACCTCGAAGCACGACTCGACCACGTCATCGGCCCATGGGACAACGCGAACCTCGCCGAGCAGGCACCGTTCCGCGACGGCGTGAATGCCTCGGCCGAACGGGTCGCCGAGGCCGTTGCGACGGGTCTGTCGCTTCCGGAGGGCGTCGAGGTAAAGACCGTGCACGTGACCGAAGCGCCTGGTTGCGAAGCGACGTGGCACGCGGACGTCAGCGCGTAA
- a CDS encoding flagellar biosynthesis anti-sigma factor FlgM: MNINPVNPAVGTGNVNAANKATYARPAAQPQASVADKVEVGQSDGFQRLVAMAKEGEIRADKVADIKAQIAAGKYDLDAKADIVADRLLEDL, translated from the coding sequence ATGAACATCAATCCCGTCAATCCGGCCGTCGGCACCGGTAACGTCAACGCCGCCAACAAGGCCACCTACGCCCGTCCGGCCGCACAGCCGCAGGCGTCCGTCGCCGACAAGGTCGAAGTCGGCCAGTCCGACGGCTTCCAGCGGCTGGTCGCGATGGCCAAGGAAGGCGAAATCCGCGCCGACAAGGTCGCCGACATCAAGGCCCAGATCGCGGCCGGCAAGTACGACCTCGACGCCAAGGCCGACATCGTCGCCGACCGACTGCTCGAAGACCTCTGA